The following are from one region of the Magallana gigas chromosome 6, xbMagGiga1.1, whole genome shotgun sequence genome:
- the LOC105336999 gene encoding uncharacterized protein isoform X1 — protein sequence MSNSDVFFCMTKLFQTHWKMIRVSSLLMFMLAVRINSENCKTNPCPVEDDRNKVSGLVSGKTIVTPIVSYSCINNKFKAKISCLTDDYMVNGSTQSVCEGKKWSPPLPGNCIAKPLPKDHKWEYIGGGLGGGAMLIIVVIVIVSVVCYRSKLRSEKKKEEMRRMKRFGSHTLGPNGERLDGRKMASIDLDLSLHKVWTCKRTRKKFFYADTVQELLAKAGSDFGCQGNVRLVMEEDGTQIDSDETLRACAGRVMLLLGDNEVWQPEVGLYDNHVNRLTFEVYSYDRKVRKLILADSIKDLKYQGSASLGYSVTSVCLEEDGTLIDTDRILCSCSTKTLMLLGAEHSWRGSPRGLISFPSSADISSFPNSTSDQFEMGMFKVWSNDRSMKKVVFAENVVDLHIKASKALGLRTPIVVTLENDETHEITDDNDLMANSGKVLIIRENTTETTFNEPVYHDPNPPSMYHPRQSWSGHQNDVYGMHGARPNSQYALQQNHRLSMDQEIYDRFSSNASYRA from the exons ATGTCTAATTCGGatgtatttttttgtatgaCTAAATTATTTCAGACACATTGGAAAATGATTAGAGTGAGTTCATTATTAATGTTCATGCTGGCAGTTCGTATAAATTCTGAAA ATTGCAAGACCAACCCGTGTCCTGTGGAAGATGATAGGAACAAGGTCTCTGGTTTGGTAAGCGGTAAGACCATTGTTACCCCTATAGTTTCCTACAGCTGTATCAACAACAAGTTCAAGGCCAAGATCTCCTGTCTGACCGATGATTATATGGTGAACGGTTCCACACAATCAGTCTGTGAGGGGAAAAAATGGAGCCCACCCTTACCCGGGAATTGTATCG ccaAACCTCTGCCAAAAGACCATAAATGGGAGTACATTGGCGGGGGACTGGGGGGTGGGGCGATGCTGATCATCGTGGTTATAGTCATCGTGTCAGTCGTCTGCTACAGGTCCAAACTCAG atCTGAGAAGAAAAAAGAAGAGATGAGAAGGATGAAGCGTTTTGGTTCCCACACCCTGGGTCCAAATGGAGAACGTCTGGATGGTCGAAAAATGGCTTCTATAGATCTAGACTTAAG TCTTCACAAAGTATGGACGTGTAAAAGAACAAGGAAAAAGTTTTTCTACGCTGATACAGTACAAGAGCTCCTTGCCAAAG CTGGTTCAGACTTTGGTTGTCAAGGCAACGTGAGACTGGTGATGGAGGAAGATGGGACACAGATAGATTCGGATGAGACGCTCAGAGCATGCGCTGGAAGAGTGATGTTGTTGCTTGGTGACAATGAGGTTTGGCAACCAGAGGTTGGTCTCTATGACAATCATGTCAACAG GTTAACATTCGAAGTGTATTCTTACGATAGAAAGGTCAGAAAGTTGATCCTAGCAGACAGTATTAAAGACCTAAAATATCAAG GATCCGCCAGCTTGGGTTACTCCGTGACGTCAGTTTGTCTGGAGGAAGATGGAACTCTCATAGATACTGACAGGATACTATGTTCGTGCTCCACTAAAACACTCATGCTTCTTGGCGCTGAGCATTCGTGGAGAGGATCTCCTCGTGGCTTGATCAGTTTTCCATCGTCTGCTGATATATCATCTTTTCCCAACAGTACAAGTGATCAATTTGAAAT GGGCATGTTCAAAGTTTGGTCAAACGATCGAAGTATGAAAAAAGTAGTATTTGCAGAAAATGTTGTAGACCTTCATATCAAAG cCTCAAAAGCCCTTGGACTTCGCACTCCTATcgtggttactttggaaaatgatGAAACTCATGAAATCACAGATGATAATGATCTCATGGCAAACAGTGGGAAAGTGTTGATAATCAGGGAAAATACAACCGAGACTACTTTTAATG AACCAGTTTACCATGACCCTAATCCGCCAAGCATGTATCATCCAAGACAATCCTGGTCAGGGCACCAAAATGATGTTTATGGTATGCATGGAGCACGCCCTAATTCTCAATATGCCTTGCAACAGAATCACAGACTTTCTATGGATCAAGAAATATATGACAGATTTAGTTCTAATGCTTCATATCGTGCCTAG
- the LOC105336999 gene encoding uncharacterized protein isoform X2, with translation MIRVSSLLMFMLAVRINSENCKTNPCPVEDDRNKVSGLVSGKTIVTPIVSYSCINNKFKAKISCLTDDYMVNGSTQSVCEGKKWSPPLPGNCIAKPLPKDHKWEYIGGGLGGGAMLIIVVIVIVSVVCYRSKLRSEKKKEEMRRMKRFGSHTLGPNGERLDGRKMASIDLDLSLHKVWTCKRTRKKFFYADTVQELLAKAGSDFGCQGNVRLVMEEDGTQIDSDETLRACAGRVMLLLGDNEVWQPEVGLYDNHVNRLTFEVYSYDRKVRKLILADSIKDLKYQGSASLGYSVTSVCLEEDGTLIDTDRILCSCSTKTLMLLGAEHSWRGSPRGLISFPSSADISSFPNSTSDQFEMGMFKVWSNDRSMKKVVFAENVVDLHIKASKALGLRTPIVVTLENDETHEITDDNDLMANSGKVLIIRENTTETTFNEPVYHDPNPPSMYHPRQSWSGHQNDVYGMHGARPNSQYALQQNHRLSMDQEIYDRFSSNASYRA, from the exons ATGATTAGAGTGAGTTCATTATTAATGTTCATGCTGGCAGTTCGTATAAATTCTGAAA ATTGCAAGACCAACCCGTGTCCTGTGGAAGATGATAGGAACAAGGTCTCTGGTTTGGTAAGCGGTAAGACCATTGTTACCCCTATAGTTTCCTACAGCTGTATCAACAACAAGTTCAAGGCCAAGATCTCCTGTCTGACCGATGATTATATGGTGAACGGTTCCACACAATCAGTCTGTGAGGGGAAAAAATGGAGCCCACCCTTACCCGGGAATTGTATCG ccaAACCTCTGCCAAAAGACCATAAATGGGAGTACATTGGCGGGGGACTGGGGGGTGGGGCGATGCTGATCATCGTGGTTATAGTCATCGTGTCAGTCGTCTGCTACAGGTCCAAACTCAG atCTGAGAAGAAAAAAGAAGAGATGAGAAGGATGAAGCGTTTTGGTTCCCACACCCTGGGTCCAAATGGAGAACGTCTGGATGGTCGAAAAATGGCTTCTATAGATCTAGACTTAAG TCTTCACAAAGTATGGACGTGTAAAAGAACAAGGAAAAAGTTTTTCTACGCTGATACAGTACAAGAGCTCCTTGCCAAAG CTGGTTCAGACTTTGGTTGTCAAGGCAACGTGAGACTGGTGATGGAGGAAGATGGGACACAGATAGATTCGGATGAGACGCTCAGAGCATGCGCTGGAAGAGTGATGTTGTTGCTTGGTGACAATGAGGTTTGGCAACCAGAGGTTGGTCTCTATGACAATCATGTCAACAG GTTAACATTCGAAGTGTATTCTTACGATAGAAAGGTCAGAAAGTTGATCCTAGCAGACAGTATTAAAGACCTAAAATATCAAG GATCCGCCAGCTTGGGTTACTCCGTGACGTCAGTTTGTCTGGAGGAAGATGGAACTCTCATAGATACTGACAGGATACTATGTTCGTGCTCCACTAAAACACTCATGCTTCTTGGCGCTGAGCATTCGTGGAGAGGATCTCCTCGTGGCTTGATCAGTTTTCCATCGTCTGCTGATATATCATCTTTTCCCAACAGTACAAGTGATCAATTTGAAAT GGGCATGTTCAAAGTTTGGTCAAACGATCGAAGTATGAAAAAAGTAGTATTTGCAGAAAATGTTGTAGACCTTCATATCAAAG cCTCAAAAGCCCTTGGACTTCGCACTCCTATcgtggttactttggaaaatgatGAAACTCATGAAATCACAGATGATAATGATCTCATGGCAAACAGTGGGAAAGTGTTGATAATCAGGGAAAATACAACCGAGACTACTTTTAATG AACCAGTTTACCATGACCCTAATCCGCCAAGCATGTATCATCCAAGACAATCCTGGTCAGGGCACCAAAATGATGTTTATGGTATGCATGGAGCACGCCCTAATTCTCAATATGCCTTGCAACAGAATCACAGACTTTCTATGGATCAAGAAATATATGACAGATTTAGTTCTAATGCTTCATATCGTGCCTAG
- the LOC105336998 gene encoding centrin-3 has product MSLALRAEFALDKSKKKKKRELADEQKQEIKEAFDLFDTDKDRAIDYHELKVAMRALGFDVKKADVLKILRDYDREGTGKISFEDFNEVMTDMMLERDPQEEILKAFKLFDDDTSGKISLRNLRRVARELGENMTDEELRAMIDEFDRDGDGEINEDEFIAIMTGDT; this is encoded by the exons ATGAGCTTAGCTCTTCG TGCAGAGTTTGCCTTGGACAAGAgcaagaagaagaaaaaaagagaattgGCAGATGAACAGAAGCAGGAGATTAAGGAGGCCTTTGATTTGTTTGACACAGACAAAGACAGAGCTATTGACTATCATGAACTAAAG GTGGCAATGAGGGCTCTTGGCTTTGATGTAAAGAAGGCAGATGTGTTGAAAATTCTTAGAGACTATGACAGGGAAGGAACCGGAAAGATTTCTTTTGAAGATTTCAATGAAGTCA TGACTGACATGATGCTGGAAAGAGATCCGCAGGAAGAAATCTTAAAAGCCTTTAAATTATTTGACGATGACACTTCAGGGAAAATAAGTCTTCGGAATTTACGGCGGGTAGCTCG aGAACTTGGTGAAAATATGACAGATGAGGAGTTGCGTGCTATGATTGATGAATTTGACAGGGATGGGGATGGTGAAA TCAATGAAGATGAGTTTATTGCCATCATGACAGGAGATACATGA
- the LOC105337000 gene encoding protein lin-52 homolog, translated as MSTMSNSTSSADGDDDLLSFEKLDRSSPDLWPEQIPGVSEFASLKSPVPRPGTSPKWMAELENEDIGLLQEFGSLTTSQLMEKIKGLQNLAYQLGLDEAREMTRGKFLNILQKKF; from the exons ATGTCAACAATGTCGAATTCAACTTCAAGTGCGG ATGGAGATGATGACCTGTTAAGTTTTGAAAAGTTAGACCGATCCTCACCAGACCTATGGCCAGAGCAGA TACCTGGTGTCTCTGAGTTTGCTTCACTTAAAAGC cCTGTCCCCCGACCTGGAACTTCCCCTAAATGGATGGCTGAATTAGAGAATGAAGATATAGGATTACTACAAG AATTTGGCAGTCTGACAACTTCACAGTTGATGGAAAAAATAAAAGGCTTACAAAATCTGGCATACCAGTTAGGGCTAGATGAAG CAAGAGAGATGACACGAGGAAAATTTCTTAACATTTTACAGAAGAAGTTTTAA
- the LOC105337002 gene encoding uncharacterized protein isoform X3 yields MLIPNIKKVTLRVLTTLGFLQQQNIIHADLKPENILLKSESDVGSVTVIDFGNAIHNRFKEVALYFKDFELQTLLYRAPEVLFGLPFGTEIDLWSLGCILAELYSGMPLFPGTSKIPVIKEMTRLLGPFPRGVFQKGKFYDDLKGYTDACEQKNASEVLFKKLGCRDYLFRDFLSGLLRYDPADRLTPLQAAQHPFLASELPVAFLMPSEQNQIVTKPSSSKEPPVNSTPLEIDQLKPDLLQKVKLIKPLQKDTVKIEENLGDFQRPIKRVKESPGMSRRYHSMSDVKDHKSNSDSKIQRQVKISPFHVSNDRKISSLFSPKQTGTGLEQFDNLMTSTENPRQRNSKSLVKVREDGNASGQRDNNRDRISNDERHLQSLMREIHEVQEMVEDSMDQGSVDSADSFEMKRRRFSDSQFSTVTQDRNNPRSWGLNSETGRTSSKKEDTDFSVQSPRNFRFSSDVTSSSKLNKNSWPFLHEAQPNRVGSRHIKSCDERIKSGDDNHKEPQSYSVFGSKVRPFIQASQSASGSNRKESTPVSYTCSNSISPHNIKFTSEHSEQPFRRNLPEHVMCPKTQEKSQNAQSFLQSKQGKKNRLIISSPKNETGHLQSQKEKEVQCDKFSDNMLQGDSNLDEGLRLFKRKIRSNDEEDSSPIPGSGLKKRGWSDFYKVKQPVEVCRPRVQDRRDQSTSSGLHSIMNTEENERMGSLASSEGRLQQNSKKAVPRKRLMFTNALNMKKRRKKDVATSGAKRKQSKSADQIEELDRSKDPFRFPNKRTLSNEHSRRLNAGDDGASHSSNDSSWDSHHQGLEEDSRAGTREGQNSLQNNLRKSQADKFNKRQRFSLDFSPVEQRDSQKRYDWTFDQ; encoded by the exons GTTTTATTTGGACTTCCCTTTGGGACGGAGATTGACCTGTGGTCCCTGGGATGTATCCTGGCAGAGCTGTACTCAGGGATGCCTCTCTTTCCTGGAACCTCAAAAATCCCTGTCATCAAAGAG ATGACCAGATTACTAGGGCCATTCCCCAGAGGCGTGTTCCAGAAAGGCAAATTCTATGATGACCTCAAGGGATACACTGATGCTTGTGAACAGAAAAATG CCTCAGAGGTGCTCTTTAAAAAATTGGGCTGTCGGGATTATTTATTCCGCGACTTCCTGTCCGGTTTGCTGAGATATGACCCAG CTGATAGGTTGACCCCATTGCAAGCTGCACAGCATCCTTTCTTGGCTTCAGAGCTTCCTGTAGCATTTCTAATGCCATCAGAGCAAAATCAGATAG TGACAAAACCCTCTTCAAGTAAGGAACCTCCAGTAAATTCAACACCTCTGGAGATAGACCAGCTTAAACCAGATCTCCtacaaaaagtaaaattaatcaAGCCTCTTCAGAAGGATACTGTTAAAATAGAGGAGAACCTTGGTGATTTCCAGAGACCAATAAAACGTGTAAAAGAGTCGCCAGGGATGTCTAGAAGATATCATTCCATGTCAGATGTTAAAGATCACAAATCAAATTCTGATTCTAAAATACAAAGACAAGTCAAAATCTCCCCATTCCATGTATCGAATGACAGGAAAATCAGTTCACTTTTTTCCCCAAAACAAACTGGGACAGGCTTGGAGCAGTTTGACAATTTGATGACAAGTACAGAGAATCCGAGACAGAGAAACAGCAAGTCACTGGTTAAAGTAAGAGAAGATGGAAATGCAAGTGGTCAGAGGGATAATAACAGGGATAGGATTAGTAATGATGAGAGACACCTGCAGTCACTGATGCGTGAAATCCATGAGGTTCAGGAAATGGTGGAGGATAGCATGGACCAAGGATCGGTGGACAGTGCAGACAGTTTTGAAATGAAGAGAAGGAGGTTTTCTGATTCCCAGTTTTCTACTGTAACGCAGGATAGGAATAACCCAAGATCTTGGGGACTAAACAGTGAAACTGGAAGAACAAGCTCAAAGAAAGAGGATACGGATTTTAGTGTGCAAAGTCCCAGAAATTTCAGATTTTCTAGTGATGTTACATCGTCTtcaaaattgaacaaaaattcaTGGCCATTTCTGCATGAGGCTCAACCAAATCGGGTAGGTTCTAGGCACATCAAATCTTGTGATGAAAGGATTAAAAGTGGAGATGACAACCACAAAGAACCCCAGTCATATTCTGTCTTTGGATCCAAAGTCAGACCTTTCATTCAAGCGTCTCAGAGTGCTTCGGGTTCCAATAGAAAAGAGTCTACACCTGTATCCTACACTTGCTCAAACTCTATTTCACCACATAATATCAAGTTTACCTCAGAGCACTCAGAGCAACCATTTAGGAGGAATCTACCAGAACATGTAATGTGTCCAAAAACACaagaaaaatctcaaaatgcTCAATCCTTCTTGCAATCCAAACAAGGAAAGAAAAACAGACTTATAATTTCTAGTCCAAAAAATGAAACGGGGCATCTTCAGAGTCAGAAAGAAAAGGAAGTCCAGTGTGACAAGTTTTCAGATAACATGTTACAAGGAGACAGTAACCTGGATGAAGGACTGAGGCTGTTTAAGAGAAAAATTAGAAGTAATGATGAGGAAGATAGTTCTCCAATACCAGGAAGTGGCTTGAAGAAAAGAGGCTGGAGTGATTTTTATAAGGTCAAACAGCCTGTGGAAGTTTGTCGTCCACGAGTTCAGGACAGGAGAGATCAATCAACATCTAGTGGTCTTCATTCCATCATGAACACAGAGGAAAATGAGAGAATGGGATCTCTGGCATCATCTGAAGGAAGGCTTCAGCAGAACTCTAAAAAAGCTGTTCCCAGGAAAAGACTCATGTTTACAAATGCACTCAATATGAAAAAGAGAAGGAAAAAGGATGTTGCCACATCAGGTGCTAAAAGGAAGCAGAGCAAAAGTGCTGATCAGATAGAAGAGTTAGATAGATCAAAAGATCCATTCAGGTTCCCCAACAAAAGGACACTATCCAATGAACACAGCAGACGACTCAATGCTGGTGATGATGGTGCTTCACATTCGTCCAATGACAGTTCTTGGGACAGTCATCACCAGGGGCTGGAGGAAGACAGCAGAGCGGGGACCAGAGAGGGTCAGAACAGCCTACAAAACAACCTTCGAAAGTCACAGGCCGACAAGTTCAACAAGAGACAAAGGTTTTCATTGGATTTCTCTCCTGTGGAACAGAGGGATAGTCAAAAGAGATACGATTGGACTTTTGATCAGTGA